A genomic region of Thermoplasmataceae archaeon contains the following coding sequences:
- a CDS encoding GTP cyclohydrolase, FolE2/MptA family has product MRPEKGQSESKPPQDEKPSRSIPLDKAGILNYKLPLKLIWNDILQETIATVSADVEVPKERRGAHFSKILSSMILGFGNPGGDIIDMVHRTASNILQENPYSSKTTVKLETTYLMPHVAVSGLVSHIPYNFEFSTLIYRSGTCTDSVTLETTAMTACPCTMEGTRRILSERYPEYSVFIQKVPIITHSQRNRLRVSIRTSEKCGINPLALIKSVESVTGGPLISVLPKRDSDEFVVKVHENPYFVEDLVREIAYTLGNDLKGIPGNALLLISSRSEESLHNHDAYAELELTMDEIKEKSRKK; this is encoded by the coding sequence ATGAGGCCAGAAAAGGGGCAAAGTGAGTCAAAACCCCCTCAGGATGAAAAGCCAAGCAGGTCAATACCATTGGACAAGGCGGGAATTCTCAACTATAAGCTTCCTCTCAAGCTGATCTGGAACGATATACTTCAGGAAACGATAGCTACAGTATCAGCGGATGTCGAGGTGCCAAAGGAAAGAAGGGGAGCGCACTTTTCAAAAATTCTTTCGTCGATGATCCTTGGATTTGGGAATCCGGGAGGAGACATAATTGATATGGTTCACAGGACGGCAAGCAATATTCTCCAGGAGAACCCTTATTCCAGTAAAACTACGGTGAAGCTAGAAACAACCTACTTAATGCCACATGTGGCTGTATCAGGATTAGTTAGCCACATTCCATACAATTTTGAATTCTCAACCCTGATCTACAGAAGCGGAACGTGTACTGACAGTGTTACGCTGGAAACTACCGCAATGACTGCATGCCCTTGCACCATGGAAGGCACTAGAAGGATACTTTCGGAACGTTATCCAGAATATTCCGTATTTATTCAGAAAGTCCCGATAATAACGCATAGCCAGAGGAACAGGTTGAGGGTTTCCATTCGAACAAGCGAAAAATGCGGTATTAATCCACTGGCACTGATAAAGTCTGTGGAGTCTGTTACCGGTGGCCCTTTGATCAGTGTTTTGCCAAAGCGAGATTCGGATGAGTTTGTTGTAAAAGTGCACGAAAACCCATATTTCGTGGAAGATTTGGTTAGAGAGATTGCATATACCCTGGGCAATGATTTAAAGGGAATTCCTGGAAATGCTCTATTATTAATTTCATCCCGCAGTGAGGAGAGCCTGCACAACCACGATGCCTATGCCGAGCTTGAACTCACAATGGACGAAATAAAAGAAAAATCACGGAAGAAGTAA
- a CDS encoding KEOPS complex subunit Pcc1, with protein MYKVRVSILDSDLRKYLVAMKPEEDRDIGRGKMRFVTENGESYVYIEAPDSVALRANISSITRWLVMIDKIVREVN; from the coding sequence ATGTATAAGGTAAGAGTCTCAATCCTTGACAGTGACCTCAGAAAATACCTCGTCGCAATGAAACCGGAGGAAGATCGTGACATCGGAAGGGGAAAAATGAGATTTGTTACCGAGAATGGTGAATCCTATGTTTATATAGAAGCACCTGATTCTGTTGCATTGAGAGCAAACATCAGCTCCATAACCAGATGGCTGGTTATGATAGACAAAATAGTCAGGGAGGTGAATTAA
- a CDS encoding type IV pilin, whose product MKEVAPRKDNAVSPIIATILLIAITVTLASTLYSIVGGYFSNTPTLTPNATISVLNKTTVQANGTGTGEYQVYVESISGNLSLNSVKMMITFNTGNISTLSINDIGPAGTQLYSGITVTMIKQGPDFSPLDFISVNEQYANQFVQRISFIDTATSGVIGTAYPQ is encoded by the coding sequence ATGAAGGAAGTGGCACCACGGAAGGATAATGCTGTATCACCTATAATAGCAACAATTCTGCTGATAGCAATAACAGTGACACTGGCTTCAACACTCTATTCGATCGTTGGAGGGTACTTCTCGAACACCCCAACACTTACCCCAAACGCGACCATTTCTGTTTTGAACAAGACAACAGTGCAAGCAAATGGAACTGGAACAGGAGAATACCAGGTCTATGTTGAATCAATCTCAGGGAATCTCTCATTGAACAGTGTAAAAATGATGATTACATTCAACACAGGAAACATTTCGACGTTATCAATCAATGATATAGGACCCGCGGGAACCCAATTGTACAGCGGCATAACTGTGACCATGATTAAACAGGGACCTGATTTCTCCCCGCTCGATTTCATATCGGTCAATGAACAGTACGCGAACCAGTTTGTCCAGAGAATTTCCTTTATAGATACAGCAACCAGCGGGGTTATTGGAACAGCATACCCCCAATAA
- a CDS encoding OsmC family protein, which yields MILSFKSESERGFLTNVEGKEPLRLKNSLSKNTENFTPTELLVLSIGSCTSDDVLSILSKMKQTVNDYQCTLNAEREEEIPKTLKSVNIGYELTGDVSEDAARKAVSLSLSKYCSVSILVRRGGAKVTYSLKINGKIIEDHAQLRKE from the coding sequence ATGATCCTATCATTCAAGTCTGAAAGTGAGAGAGGCTTCCTGACGAACGTTGAAGGTAAGGAACCACTGAGACTCAAGAACTCTCTTTCAAAAAACACTGAGAACTTTACCCCTACAGAGCTGCTTGTATTATCCATCGGTTCATGCACGAGTGATGATGTACTTTCAATACTCTCAAAGATGAAGCAGACGGTTAATGATTACCAGTGTACGCTCAACGCAGAGCGCGAGGAAGAGATCCCGAAAACTCTGAAGAGTGTCAACATTGGTTATGAACTTACAGGGGATGTTTCCGAAGATGCCGCGAGAAAGGCAGTATCTCTCTCCCTCAGCAAATATTGCTCCGTTTCCATACTTGTAAGAAGAGGGGGAGCAAAAGTTACATATTCATTGAAAATAAACGGAAAAATAATTGAGGATCATGCGCAACTAAGGAAAGAATAA
- a CDS encoding DUF1059 domain-containing protein — protein MATFQYKCRDIGYDCGFEFTAHSREDLMPRIRIHSRYAHNIYEMSEEMKKKIEDTIKQID, from the coding sequence ATGGCTACCTTTCAGTACAAGTGCAGGGATATAGGATACGACTGCGGCTTTGAATTCACCGCGCATTCTCGCGAGGATCTGATGCCCAGGATCAGGATTCACTCGAGATATGCCCATAATATTTATGAAATGTCAGAAGAAATGAAAAAGAAGATTGAGGATACCATTAAACAGATCGATTGA
- a CDS encoding pyridoxal-phosphate dependent enzyme, whose product MLITCLKCGAKRKAYELRCSECNGPFTMVPDFKYRDVKSNYPYVKRFVTLGEVVTPIVDYNEFSVKLEYFSPTFSYKDRGSRTLVSSLLERTPNPGNVYLNEDSSGNAGASIAAYGSRAGFRVNIFVPETTMASKISQIRSYGAAIMKIAGGRERVAEAAENSPGIYGSHVLNPEFRDGIREIAYEIFRQTEGKLPDNIFLPVSAGTLLLGIFNGFKHLLDSGEIEAVPKIVAVQTRSVNPLCSKLEGVRYDPEAVGESIADALVSRRPVLLDEMTRVVQKYGQCITVNEESILDARNRLSRKGMYTEYSSATTLAAFLSRKFEGRSLLILTGNGLKTP is encoded by the coding sequence ATGCTAATAACTTGCCTTAAATGTGGAGCTAAGAGGAAAGCATACGAACTCCGCTGCTCAGAGTGTAATGGACCATTCACTATGGTTCCAGATTTCAAGTATCGGGATGTGAAATCCAATTACCCTTACGTCAAACGCTTCGTTACCCTTGGTGAGGTTGTGACTCCTATCGTTGATTATAACGAGTTTTCCGTTAAACTTGAATATTTCTCTCCCACGTTTTCTTACAAAGATCGGGGGTCCAGAACGCTTGTTTCTTCCCTTCTGGAGAGAACTCCCAACCCCGGGAACGTGTATCTGAATGAGGATTCATCGGGAAATGCCGGGGCATCAATAGCAGCTTACGGATCCAGAGCTGGATTCAGGGTAAACATTTTCGTTCCGGAGACGACAATGGCGAGCAAGATTTCACAGATAAGATCCTATGGTGCCGCCATCATGAAAATAGCTGGAGGCAGAGAACGAGTAGCTGAAGCTGCTGAAAACAGCCCTGGAATTTATGGGAGCCACGTTCTGAACCCGGAATTCAGAGACGGAATCAGGGAAATCGCTTACGAAATCTTCAGGCAAACCGAAGGCAAGCTACCGGATAATATATTCCTGCCAGTTTCTGCTGGCACCCTCCTTCTCGGGATCTTCAACGGGTTCAAGCACCTTCTAGATAGCGGTGAAATCGAAGCCGTTCCGAAAATCGTTGCTGTACAGACAAGATCAGTCAACCCCCTCTGTTCAAAACTCGAAGGAGTAAGATATGATCCTGAAGCTGTAGGCGAATCCATCGCTGATGCTTTGGTTTCCAGAAGGCCTGTGCTGCTTGACGAAATGACACGTGTGGTGCAGAAGTATGGCCAGTGCATCACAGTAAATGAAGAGTCTATCCTTGATGCGAGAAACAGGTTATCTAGAAAGGGAATGTACACAGAGTACAGTTCAGCCACTACCCTGGCAGCATTTTTATCAAGGAAATTTGAAGGCAGGAGTTTACTGATACTAACCGGAAATGGGCTGAAAACTCCCTGA
- a CDS encoding prefoldin subunit beta, translated as MEPNLSAYLQNQIKQAQQLEGQIEQIASQKYQLDIRIKELDKTIKELEEISDGTKVFKSVGPVLYEVESRKKLIDELSEQKELSEIRVKTLEKQQSSLEEKYKELEEILKKKYDEARKGAK; from the coding sequence TTGGAGCCTAATTTAAGCGCTTATCTGCAAAATCAGATAAAGCAAGCACAACAACTGGAAGGACAGATAGAACAGATTGCCAGCCAGAAGTATCAGCTTGACATAAGGATCAAGGAACTGGATAAGACAATTAAGGAGCTTGAAGAAATATCCGACGGAACTAAGGTTTTCAAAAGTGTGGGACCGGTTCTTTATGAGGTGGAGAGCCGCAAGAAATTGATTGACGAACTTTCTGAGCAAAAGGAGCTCAGCGAAATCAGAGTCAAAACGCTCGAGAAGCAGCAATCTTCCCTCGAAGAGAAATACAAGGAGCTTGAGGAAATACTCAAGAAAAAATACGATGAGGCCAGAAAAGGGGCAAAGTGA